The following proteins are encoded in a genomic region of Saccharopolyspora antimicrobica:
- a CDS encoding RNA polymerase sigma factor encodes MEPTDAVLAERIAAGDDEAFEQLVHRCSAPLLRLALRMLGDRADAEDVVQEAFVTVWRRAGELVEPAALRTWLFQIVRRRCLIVLRARRTRRTEPVWSVPEQRSMAGCAPLADPQRAAEAAAGVLDLLHALAALPPPQREVWLLAEIDGLSYLEIGRRVGAGEQAVRGRLFRARVALADALRAWR; translated from the coding sequence GTGGAGCCGACCGATGCGGTGCTGGCGGAGCGCATCGCCGCTGGTGACGACGAGGCGTTCGAACAACTGGTGCACCGCTGCTCGGCCCCGCTGCTGCGCCTGGCGCTGCGGATGCTGGGCGACCGCGCCGACGCCGAGGACGTGGTGCAGGAAGCGTTCGTCACGGTGTGGCGGCGAGCCGGGGAGCTGGTCGAGCCTGCGGCGCTGCGGACCTGGCTGTTCCAGATCGTGCGCCGCCGCTGCCTGATCGTCCTGCGCGCCAGGCGCACCCGCCGCACCGAGCCGGTGTGGTCGGTGCCGGAGCAGCGTTCGATGGCCGGCTGCGCGCCGCTGGCCGACCCGCAGCGAGCGGCCGAAGCGGCCGCGGGAGTGCTGGACCTGCTGCACGCGCTGGCCGCCCTGCCGCCCCCGCAGCGCGAGGTCTGGCTGCTCGCGGAGATCGACGGCCTGTCCTACCTGGAGATCGGCCGGCGCGTCGGCGCAGGTGAGCAAGCGGTGCGCGGCCGCCTGTTCCGGGCCAGGGTCGCCTTGGCGGACGCCCTCCGCGCCTGGCGCTGA
- a CDS encoding CsbD family protein, which produces MGVFDKAKHQAEQLAGQAKEALGKATGNDEMKRSGKGDQVSGEAKETGQDIKDRAAGAVDDVKDRFRDDKK; this is translated from the coding sequence ATGGGTGTGTTCGACAAGGCCAAGCACCAGGCTGAGCAACTGGCCGGGCAGGCGAAGGAAGCCCTCGGCAAGGCCACCGGGAACGACGAGATGAAGCGCTCCGGCAAGGGCGACCAGGTGTCGGGCGAGGCCAAGGAGACCGGCCAGGACATCAAGGACCGCGCCGCCGGGGCCGTGGACGACGTGAAGGACCGCTTCCGCGACGACAAGAAGTAG
- a CDS encoding prephenate dehydrogenase, protein MRAVCVIGLGLIGGSVLRAASAAGRPVWGSTTSEDDAAAARADGFDAVEIDEALRRAAAEDALIVVATPLTAVRGVLRKIAEHAPEAWLTDVVSVKDPVAAEVRSVLPGARYAGGHPMAGLSSSGWAAGSGELFSGAAWAVTLDEDTSLEAWREAAQLALDCGAQVVPTSAAAHDSAVARISHLPHVFAAVLAATGADGGPLALSLAAGSFRDGTRVAGSSPDLVRAMTEGNRSALLDAVDDALGRLGAARGSLASTGGLKSTVDAGYDARRYLDDLVTSDRTSTTVRLDATAPERLREIGEIGGRVVALTADTAEIEIPTAA, encoded by the coding sequence ATGCGTGCCGTGTGCGTGATCGGACTGGGACTCATCGGCGGCTCGGTGCTGCGGGCCGCCTCCGCCGCCGGACGCCCCGTCTGGGGCAGCACCACCTCCGAGGACGACGCCGCCGCAGCGCGGGCGGACGGCTTCGACGCCGTCGAGATCGACGAGGCGCTGCGCCGGGCCGCCGCCGAGGACGCGCTGATCGTCGTGGCCACGCCGCTGACCGCGGTCCGCGGCGTGCTGCGGAAGATCGCCGAGCACGCGCCGGAGGCGTGGCTGACCGACGTGGTCAGCGTCAAGGACCCGGTCGCGGCCGAGGTGCGCAGCGTGCTGCCCGGGGCCCGCTACGCCGGTGGTCACCCGATGGCCGGGCTGTCCAGCTCCGGCTGGGCGGCCGGTTCCGGCGAGCTGTTCTCCGGTGCGGCCTGGGCGGTGACCCTCGATGAGGACACCTCGCTCGAAGCGTGGCGGGAGGCCGCCCAGCTGGCGCTGGACTGCGGGGCGCAGGTGGTGCCCACCTCCGCTGCGGCGCACGACTCCGCCGTCGCCCGGATCTCGCACCTGCCGCACGTGTTCGCCGCGGTGCTCGCGGCCACCGGCGCCGACGGCGGACCGCTCGCGCTGTCGCTGGCGGCGGGCTCGTTCCGCGACGGCACGCGGGTCGCGGGGAGCTCGCCCGATCTCGTCCGGGCCATGACGGAGGGCAACCGCAGCGCCCTGCTCGACGCGGTCGACGACGCCCTCGGCCGGCTGGGCGCGGCCCGCGGTTCGCTCGCCTCGACCGGCGGCTTGAAGTCCACTGTGGATGCCGGGTACGACGCCCGTCGCTACCTCGACGACCTGGTGACCTCCGACCGGACGAGCACGACCGTCCGCCTCGACGCCACCGCTCCGGAACGCCTGCGCGA
- a CDS encoding endonuclease/exonuclease/phosphatase family protein — MRVTSLLVATGVLLSLAPAAAAEPVVRIHDIQGTARVSPLDGQRVTGVAGVVTGVRGYGSVRGFWFQDAEPDADPRTSEGLFVFTGKQTPAVAVGDAVVVGGKVTEYYPTASGETPETTANQSVTELVEASWQITGRGEVPAEVVGPDAVPGEFAPLEGNIDKRELEPRRFALDYYESREGMLLRVDDARVVGPTDPYRALWITSKPEHNANGRGGTTYTDYADPNAGRLKVESLADGPFPAANVGDSLRGSTEGPLDYSRFGGYVLEATSLGEHRPGDLRPESTRPQRDDELAIATYNVENLAPDNDQAKFDRLAQGVVGHLAAPDVLALEEVQDNSGPNDNGVVAADETLRRFTDAIAAAGGPRYLWRQIDPQNNADGGQPGGNIRVAFLYNPARVSFVDRPGGDATTPVHPVERGNRVGLSASPGRIAPADDAWTASRKPLAGEFIFRGRTVLVVANHFNSKGGDQPLHGRLQPPERVSELQREKQAQAVRGFVDEALAIDDQAHVVVLGDLNDYGFAPAVQRLTEGGALVPLADALPPLERYSYVYEGNSQQLDHILATPSLRADYDLVHINAEFADQASDHDPQIARFTVR, encoded by the coding sequence GTGCGCGTCACGTCACTGCTCGTCGCTACCGGGGTGCTGCTGTCGCTGGCGCCCGCGGCCGCTGCCGAACCGGTCGTTCGGATCCACGACATCCAGGGCACCGCGCGGGTGTCCCCGCTCGACGGCCAGCGGGTGACCGGCGTCGCCGGCGTCGTCACCGGGGTTCGCGGGTACGGCTCGGTGCGCGGCTTCTGGTTCCAGGACGCGGAGCCCGACGCCGATCCGCGCACCAGCGAGGGCCTGTTCGTCTTCACCGGGAAGCAGACGCCGGCGGTGGCCGTCGGAGACGCCGTGGTGGTCGGCGGGAAGGTCACCGAGTACTACCCGACCGCGAGCGGTGAAACGCCGGAGACCACGGCGAACCAGTCGGTCACCGAGCTGGTCGAGGCGAGCTGGCAGATCACCGGCAGGGGCGAGGTGCCCGCCGAGGTGGTCGGCCCGGACGCGGTGCCCGGCGAGTTCGCGCCGCTGGAGGGCAACATCGACAAGCGGGAGCTGGAACCGCGGCGCTTCGCGCTGGACTACTACGAGTCGCGCGAGGGCATGCTGCTGCGGGTCGACGACGCCCGGGTGGTCGGGCCGACCGATCCGTACCGGGCGCTGTGGATCACCAGCAAGCCGGAGCACAACGCCAACGGCCGCGGCGGCACCACCTACACCGACTACGCCGACCCCAACGCGGGTCGCCTCAAGGTCGAATCGCTGGCCGACGGCCCGTTCCCGGCGGCCAACGTCGGGGACAGCTTGCGCGGCAGCACCGAGGGCCCGCTGGACTACTCCCGCTTCGGCGGCTACGTGTTGGAGGCCACGAGCCTCGGCGAGCACCGGCCCGGCGACCTGCGGCCGGAATCCACCCGCCCGCAGCGCGATGACGAGCTGGCGATCGCCACCTACAACGTGGAGAACCTCGCGCCGGACAACGACCAGGCGAAGTTCGACCGGCTCGCGCAGGGCGTCGTCGGGCACCTGGCCGCGCCGGACGTCCTCGCGCTGGAAGAGGTCCAGGACAACAGCGGCCCGAACGACAACGGCGTGGTGGCCGCCGACGAGACGCTCCGCCGGTTCACCGACGCGATCGCGGCGGCGGGCGGCCCGCGCTACCTGTGGCGCCAGATCGACCCGCAGAACAACGCCGACGGCGGCCAGCCCGGCGGCAACATCCGGGTGGCGTTCCTCTACAACCCGGCGCGGGTGTCCTTCGTGGACCGGCCGGGCGGTGACGCGACCACCCCGGTCCACCCGGTCGAGCGCGGCAACCGGGTGGGGCTGAGCGCCTCGCCGGGCCGCATCGCCCCGGCCGACGACGCCTGGACGGCCAGCCGCAAGCCGCTGGCCGGCGAGTTCATCTTCCGCGGCCGCACCGTGCTCGTGGTGGCCAACCACTTCAACTCCAAGGGCGGTGACCAGCCGCTGCACGGCCGCTTGCAGCCGCCGGAGCGCGTTTCCGAGCTGCAGCGCGAGAAGCAGGCGCAGGCGGTGCGCGGTTTCGTCGACGAAGCGCTGGCCATCGACGACCAGGCCCACGTGGTCGTCCTCGGCGACCTCAACGACTACGGCTTCGCCCCGGCGGTCCAGCGCCTGACCGAGGGCGGCGCGCTCGTGCCGCTGGCCGACGCGCTGCCCCCGCTCGAGCGCTACAGCTACGTCTACGAGGGCAATTCCCAGCAGCTGGACCACATCCTGGCCACGCCGTCGCTCCGGGCCGACTACGACCTGGTGCACATCAACGCGGAGTTCGCCGACCAGGCCAGCGACCACGACCCCCAGATCGCCCGCTTCACCGTCCGCTGA
- a CDS encoding nucleoside deaminase — MSESGFRAGDVELVRAALRVAAEAPSTGDVPIGAVVVGPDGRVLAEAHNQREALRDPTAHAEVLALRAAAAAHGDGWRLEGCTIAVTVEPCTMCAGALVLARVARVVFGVWEPRTGAVGSLWDVVRDRRQNHRPEVVGGVLADECAALLEQFFTTHRSDEGH, encoded by the coding sequence GTGAGCGAGTCCGGTTTCCGCGCCGGTGACGTCGAGCTGGTGCGGGCCGCGCTGCGGGTCGCCGCCGAAGCGCCGTCGACCGGCGACGTCCCGATCGGTGCGGTGGTGGTCGGCCCGGACGGCCGCGTGCTGGCCGAGGCGCACAACCAGCGGGAGGCCCTCCGCGACCCCACCGCGCACGCCGAGGTCCTCGCGCTGCGCGCCGCGGCCGCCGCGCACGGCGACGGCTGGCGGCTGGAGGGCTGCACGATCGCGGTCACCGTCGAGCCCTGCACGATGTGCGCGGGTGCGCTGGTGCTGGCCAGGGTGGCCAGAGTGGTGTTCGGGGTGTGGGAGCCGCGCACCGGCGCCGTCGGCTCGCTGTGGGACGTGGTGCGCGATCGCAGGCAGAACCACCGGCCCGAGGTGGTCGGCGGCGTGCTGGCCGACGAGTGCGCGGCGCTGCTGGAGCAGTTCTTCACCACTCACCGGAGTGACGAGGGTCACTGA
- a CDS encoding tRNA adenosine deaminase-associated protein codes for MTVQEPVSGFAVAVVREDGRWRCSAMDRTALTGLDASITALRELRSTGAVFGMCNVDDEFFVLIRPVPGGVDLLLSDAAAALDYDIAADVLDLLRVEPPDEDDEEVWPEGNLAVLADLGLPEGELLVIIEEVDLYPDEQLVMIAQRCGFGDDFEKLLEKLEQ; via the coding sequence ATGACGGTGCAGGAGCCGGTCTCGGGCTTCGCCGTCGCCGTGGTGCGGGAAGACGGGCGGTGGCGGTGCAGCGCGATGGACAGAACCGCGTTGACCGGCCTGGACGCCTCGATCACGGCGTTGCGCGAGCTGCGTTCCACCGGCGCGGTGTTCGGCATGTGCAATGTGGACGACGAGTTCTTCGTGCTGATCCGCCCGGTGCCCGGCGGGGTTGACCTGCTGCTGTCGGACGCGGCTGCGGCGCTGGACTACGACATCGCCGCCGATGTCCTCGACCTGCTCCGCGTCGAACCGCCCGACGAGGACGACGAGGAGGTCTGGCCGGAGGGCAACCTGGCCGTCCTGGCCGACCTCGGGCTGCCCGAGGGCGAGCTGCTGGTGATCATCGAAGAGGTCGACCTCTACCCCGACGAGCAGCTGGTCATGATCGCCCAGCGCTGCGGCTTCGGGGACGACTTCGAGAAGCTGCTGGAGAAGTTGGAGCAGTGA